Proteins encoded by one window of Kribbella flavida DSM 17836:
- a CDS encoding DEAD/DEAH box helicase: MARRGQRQPGAATRTGSRSRRRVRDADAQGLIPVLAKAVREVEAAVERGTAQPSVRTKFQVVALLVREERTRVNADPGATDAYRAEQLRRLDGVATILAKTAARDTSLLALLAEDAVMSEAAVALKREMMLAAGLEPPAEKPAPAEPTEAPAAPARRVVPQSVVSRQLANPFLAPDFSAAAPREPRARRLAGWELIGPLLRSFEHAAASASKTLPAPTSLLAPGGRELMPHQARLVAAAAAGHRTFLLADEPGLGKTAQALLAAQAANAYPLLVVVPNVVKTNWAREAGLWTPHKKATVIHGDGDTIDGFADIVVVNYEVLDRHVGWLGDLGFRGMVVDEAHFIKNKKSQRSRNVLQLSERIRTRAGRPLLMALTGTPLINDIEDFTAIWQFLGWIDEKSPGAELMEALEETGLTPADPGFAAAARARVIDLGIVRRRKVDVAADIPARRVADLPVELDGAVGRSIRDAERELADRLVARYDSAIATRSSGSEVDGIDHDLVRRVAGWERADTAKSAENVFSLVRRIGKAKAGLAADYAAQLAHNVGKVVFFARHIEVMDVAEQTFAERGIRYCSIRGDQSSTARQKNIDAFVNDAGVAIAVCSLLTAGVGLNLQVASNVVLAELSWTNAEQTQAIDRVHRIGQEEPVTAWRIIAAQTIDTRIADLIDAKAGLAAMALDGSDEEVGASADVQLEALVELLTNALAARA, encoded by the coding sequence TTGGCCCGACGAGGCCAGCGCCAGCCCGGCGCCGCCACCCGTACCGGTTCCCGCAGCCGGCGCCGCGTCCGCGACGCCGACGCCCAGGGGCTCATCCCGGTGCTCGCCAAGGCCGTCCGGGAGGTGGAGGCCGCCGTCGAGCGCGGCACCGCCCAGCCGTCGGTCCGGACCAAGTTCCAGGTGGTCGCGCTGCTGGTCCGCGAGGAGCGGACCCGGGTGAACGCCGATCCCGGGGCCACCGACGCCTACCGCGCCGAGCAGCTGCGCCGCCTCGACGGGGTGGCGACGATCCTGGCCAAGACGGCCGCGCGGGACACCTCGCTGCTGGCGCTGCTCGCCGAGGACGCGGTGATGTCCGAGGCGGCCGTGGCGCTCAAGCGCGAGATGATGCTGGCCGCCGGTCTCGAGCCGCCGGCCGAGAAGCCCGCACCGGCCGAGCCGACCGAGGCGCCCGCCGCGCCCGCCCGCCGGGTGGTGCCGCAGTCGGTGGTTTCCCGGCAGCTGGCGAACCCGTTCCTGGCTCCCGATTTCTCCGCAGCCGCGCCGCGTGAGCCGCGCGCCCGCCGGCTGGCCGGCTGGGAGCTGATCGGCCCGCTGCTCAGGTCGTTCGAGCACGCCGCCGCCTCGGCCAGCAAGACCCTGCCCGCGCCCACGTCGCTGCTGGCGCCGGGCGGGCGGGAATTGATGCCGCACCAGGCGCGACTGGTCGCCGCGGCGGCCGCGGGTCACCGGACCTTCCTGCTGGCCGACGAGCCCGGCCTGGGCAAGACCGCGCAGGCGCTGCTCGCCGCGCAGGCTGCCAACGCGTACCCGCTGCTGGTCGTCGTACCGAACGTGGTGAAGACCAACTGGGCCCGTGAGGCCGGGCTGTGGACGCCGCACAAGAAGGCGACGGTGATCCACGGCGACGGCGACACCATCGACGGCTTCGCCGACATCGTGGTCGTCAACTACGAGGTGCTCGACCGGCACGTCGGCTGGCTCGGCGACCTGGGCTTCCGCGGCATGGTCGTCGACGAGGCGCACTTCATCAAGAACAAGAAGTCCCAGCGGTCCCGCAACGTGCTGCAGCTGTCCGAGCGGATCCGGACCCGCGCCGGCCGGCCGCTGCTGATGGCGCTGACCGGTACGCCGCTGATCAACGACATCGAGGACTTCACCGCGATCTGGCAGTTCCTCGGCTGGATCGACGAGAAGAGCCCGGGGGCCGAGCTGATGGAGGCGCTCGAGGAGACCGGGCTGACCCCGGCCGACCCGGGCTTCGCCGCGGCCGCCCGGGCGCGGGTGATCGACCTGGGCATCGTCCGGCGCCGCAAGGTCGACGTGGCCGCCGACATCCCGGCCCGCCGGGTCGCCGACCTGCCGGTCGAGCTCGACGGCGCCGTCGGCCGGTCGATCCGGGACGCCGAGCGGGAACTGGCCGACCGCCTGGTCGCGCGGTACGACAGTGCGATCGCGACCCGCAGCTCGGGCAGCGAGGTGGACGGCATCGACCACGACCTGGTCCGCCGGGTGGCCGGCTGGGAGCGGGCCGACACCGCGAAGTCCGCGGAGAACGTGTTCAGCCTGGTCCGCCGGATCGGCAAGGCGAAGGCCGGGCTGGCCGCGGACTACGCCGCCCAGCTCGCGCACAACGTCGGCAAGGTGGTGTTCTTCGCCCGGCACATCGAGGTGATGGACGTCGCGGAGCAGACCTTCGCCGAGCGCGGCATCCGCTACTGCTCGATCCGCGGCGACCAGTCGTCGACGGCACGGCAGAAGAACATCGACGCGTTCGTGAACGACGCGGGCGTCGCGATCGCGGTCTGCTCGTTGCTGACCGCCGGTGTCGGCCTCAACCTGCAGGTCGCGTCGAACGTCGTGCTCGCGGAGCTGTCCTGGACGAACGCCGAGCAGACGCAGGCGATCGACCGGGTGCACCGGATCGGGCAGGAGGAGCCGGTCACCGCGTGGCGGATCATCGCCGCGCAGACGATCGACACCCGGATCGCGGACCTGATCGACGCCAAGGCCGGGCTGGCCGCGATGGCGCTGGACGGTTCCGACGAGGAGGTCGGGGCGTCGGCCGACGTCCAGCTCGAGGCGCTGGTGGAACTGCTGACGAACGCGCTGGCTGCCCGGGCCTGA
- a CDS encoding HNH endonuclease family protein, which produces MTRPLPPAFALLALLVAGCNYPGAGADPGAPSPGRSAPTRTPVAPPPATGIGKLITAELGKVRVVAARPDVPGYRRDNFGPSWTDDHTGPGGHNGCDTRNDVLAAQLTGVQYRARSKCVVVAGTLPSDPYTGRRTEFRKAEASKVQIDHVYPLGRAWDLGAARWPVQRRVDFANDQSLNLLAVDGPTNASKNDDGPGEWLPVNRASRCAYVLRYLQVARKYALPVTKADQDSARTITRSCP; this is translated from the coding sequence GTGACGCGTCCCCTTCCCCCCGCCTTCGCCCTGCTCGCCCTCCTTGTTGCCGGATGCAACTATCCGGGGGCCGGTGCCGACCCCGGTGCACCGTCTCCCGGCCGCTCCGCCCCGACCCGTACGCCGGTCGCGCCGCCACCCGCGACCGGGATCGGGAAGCTGATCACCGCCGAGCTCGGCAAGGTCCGGGTCGTCGCCGCGCGGCCCGACGTTCCCGGGTACCGGCGGGACAACTTCGGCCCGAGCTGGACCGACGACCACACCGGTCCGGGCGGTCACAACGGCTGCGACACCCGCAACGACGTGCTCGCCGCCCAGCTCACCGGAGTGCAGTACCGGGCCCGGTCGAAGTGTGTCGTCGTGGCCGGGACGCTGCCGTCCGACCCGTACACCGGCCGGCGGACCGAGTTCCGCAAGGCGGAGGCATCGAAGGTGCAGATCGACCATGTGTACCCGCTCGGCCGGGCGTGGGACCTGGGCGCGGCCCGGTGGCCGGTGCAACGCCGCGTCGACTTCGCGAACGACCAAAGCCTCAACCTGCTCGCCGTCGACGGCCCGACCAACGCCTCCAAGAACGATGACGGTCCTGGCGAGTGGCTGCCGGTCAACCGCGCTTCGCGCTGTGCCTACGTCCTGCGCTATCTCCAGGTCGCCCGCAAGTACGCACTGCCCGTCACCAAAGCCGACCAGGACTCGGCCCGGACGATCACCCGCAGCTGCCCGTAG
- a CDS encoding helix-turn-helix transcriptional regulator, whose translation MTSKASAEQNLRDLALLRRVRDRIDREYAQPLDVEALARGVNISAGHLSRQFRLAYGESPYGYLMTRRIERAMALLRRGDLSVTEVCFAVGCSSLGTFSTRFTELVGVPPSTYRREAAAATEGIPSCVAKQVTRPIRNREAPVTEPQLA comes from the coding sequence GTGACCAGCAAAGCCAGCGCGGAGCAGAACCTGCGGGATCTCGCGCTGCTGCGACGGGTCCGGGACCGGATCGACCGGGAGTACGCGCAGCCGCTGGACGTCGAGGCGCTCGCCCGCGGGGTCAACATCTCGGCCGGGCACCTCAGCCGGCAGTTCCGGCTCGCCTACGGAGAGTCGCCGTACGGCTATCTGATGACCCGCCGGATCGAGCGGGCGATGGCGCTGCTGCGGCGGGGTGACCTGAGTGTCACCGAGGTCTGTTTCGCGGTCGGGTGCTCGTCGCTGGGCACGTTCAGCACCCGGTTCACCGAACTGGTCGGGGTGCCGCCGAGCACCTACCGGCGGGAGGCGGCCGCCGCGACGGAGGGCATTCCGTCGTGCGTCGCGAAACAGGTGACCAGACCGATCAGGAATCGAGAAGCGCCGGTCACCGAGCCGCAGCTAGCGTGA
- a CDS encoding VOC family protein: MDWKLELVIVPVSDVDRAKTFYTEQLGFREDVDHRAGDAFRVVQLTPPGSACSITIGTGLTKAAPGTYQGTHLVVNDIEAARAELVERGVDVSEPFHFTAEGQQPGLDPNRADYGTFLTFEDPDGNGWTVQEVRTTNPDRL, from the coding sequence ATGGACTGGAAGCTCGAACTCGTGATCGTGCCGGTGTCGGACGTGGACCGGGCGAAGACGTTCTACACCGAGCAGCTCGGGTTCCGCGAAGACGTCGACCACCGGGCCGGCGACGCGTTCCGGGTGGTGCAGCTGACGCCGCCGGGCTCGGCCTGCTCGATCACGATCGGCACCGGGCTGACGAAGGCCGCGCCGGGCACCTACCAGGGCACGCACCTGGTGGTGAACGACATCGAGGCGGCCCGGGCCGAGCTGGTCGAGCGGGGCGTGGACGTCAGCGAGCCGTTCCACTTCACCGCCGAGGGTCAGCAGCCCGGACTGGACCCGAACCGGGCCGACTACGGCACGTTCCTGACCTTCGAGGACCCGGACGGCAACGGCTGGACCGTCCAGGAGGTCCGGACGACGAACCCCGACCGGCTCTGA
- a CDS encoding RNA polymerase subunit sigma-70, translated as MLEEAAFAGDEAAFAELAGRHRRELHLHCYRMLASFDDAEDAVQETLLRAWRGRDGFDGRTYFRAWLYRIATNVCLDVSRRHARRQAASPGEMVWLQPYPDQLLDEVAPPTDQPDAVAVDRETIELTFLIALQALPPRQRAALIARDVLGWPATETAALLETSVAAANSALQRARATMQQHLPVRRTDWSAARPTAEERALLDRFIDAHERCDVAAAVAIAAEDIRVSMPPDQLSFAGLDAVRPLLERAFGPDRDGEWRLVPTSANRLPAAATYLRRPGDTVFRAFKLDVLRISGGAIAEIITFGYSRFPAFGLPPELGTGAEQSGTRGPGRRISDP; from the coding sequence GTGCTGGAGGAGGCGGCGTTCGCGGGTGACGAGGCCGCGTTCGCCGAGCTGGCCGGGCGGCACCGCCGGGAGCTGCACCTGCACTGCTACCGGATGCTGGCGTCCTTCGACGACGCGGAGGACGCCGTCCAGGAGACGTTGTTGCGGGCCTGGCGCGGCCGGGACGGGTTCGACGGCCGAACCTACTTCCGCGCGTGGCTGTACCGGATCGCGACGAACGTGTGCCTGGACGTCTCCCGGCGCCACGCCCGGCGGCAGGCCGCGTCGCCGGGGGAGATGGTGTGGTTGCAGCCCTACCCGGACCAGTTGCTGGACGAGGTCGCCCCGCCCACCGACCAGCCGGACGCGGTGGCGGTGGACCGGGAGACGATCGAGCTGACGTTCCTGATCGCGTTGCAGGCGTTGCCGCCGCGGCAGCGGGCCGCCCTGATCGCCCGGGACGTGCTCGGCTGGCCGGCCACCGAGACCGCTGCCCTGCTGGAGACGAGCGTGGCGGCGGCGAACAGCGCCCTGCAGCGGGCCCGCGCGACGATGCAGCAGCACTTGCCGGTACGGCGTACGGACTGGAGCGCTGCCCGGCCGACGGCCGAGGAGCGGGCGCTGCTGGATCGGTTCATCGACGCGCACGAGCGGTGTGACGTGGCGGCGGCGGTCGCGATCGCGGCGGAGGACATCCGGGTGTCGATGCCGCCCGACCAGCTGTCGTTCGCCGGGCTCGACGCGGTCCGGCCGTTGCTGGAGCGGGCGTTCGGGCCGGACCGCGACGGGGAGTGGCGCCTGGTGCCGACCTCGGCCAACCGGCTGCCGGCCGCCGCGACGTACCTGCGCCGGCCGGGCGACACGGTGTTCCGCGCGTTCAAGCTCGACGTACTGCGGATCTCCGGCGGCGCGATCGCCGAGATCATCACCTTCGGCTACTCCCGGTTCCCCGCATTCGGGCTGCCGCCCGAGCTCGGCACCGGCGCGGAGCAGTCGGGGACGCGGGGGCCCGGACGACGAATTTCGGATCCGTAG
- a CDS encoding RNA polymerase sigma-70 factor: protein MVGGSGGGVTTEEEDPLVAHRGLLFTVAYEMLGSAADAEDVVQETWLRWAATDQAAVREPRAYLVRIATRQALNRLRTVSRRREDYVGEWLPEPLLTSPDVAEDVELADSVSIAMMTVLETLGPIERAVFVLREVFDVPYDEIAAAVGKSPAAVRQIAHRARGHVAARRPRTRVAPAEQQVVVDRFLAAVRTGDVQGLLDVLSPDVVLVTDGGGVVQALMAPLEGVRRVSTLLAGIATHAPDLQLTSVWLNGAPAARIDPGGARDTALSLTVENGRITRIYAVRNPHKMAYLDTENPLTR, encoded by the coding sequence ATGGTGGGCGGTAGTGGTGGTGGGGTGACGACGGAGGAAGAGGATCCGTTGGTCGCGCATCGAGGGCTGCTCTTCACGGTGGCTTACGAGATGCTCGGGTCGGCAGCGGATGCGGAAGACGTTGTGCAGGAGACCTGGTTGCGGTGGGCTGCCACGGACCAGGCGGCGGTGCGGGAGCCGCGGGCGTACCTGGTCCGGATCGCCACCCGGCAGGCGCTGAACCGGCTGCGGACGGTGTCGCGCCGGCGCGAGGACTACGTCGGGGAGTGGCTGCCGGAGCCGCTGCTGACCAGTCCGGACGTGGCCGAGGACGTCGAGCTCGCCGACAGCGTCTCGATCGCGATGATGACCGTGCTGGAGACGCTCGGGCCGATCGAACGGGCGGTGTTCGTACTGCGTGAGGTCTTCGACGTCCCGTACGACGAGATCGCGGCGGCGGTCGGCAAGAGCCCGGCCGCGGTCCGGCAGATCGCGCACCGGGCCCGCGGGCACGTCGCCGCGCGCCGGCCGCGGACCCGGGTCGCCCCGGCCGAGCAGCAGGTGGTCGTCGACCGGTTCCTGGCCGCGGTCCGGACCGGCGACGTCCAGGGGCTGCTCGACGTCCTGTCGCCCGACGTGGTGCTGGTCACCGACGGCGGCGGCGTGGTGCAGGCGCTGATGGCGCCGCTCGAGGGCGTTCGCCGGGTGAGCACCCTGCTCGCGGGCATCGCGACGCACGCGCCGGACCTGCAGCTGACCTCGGTCTGGCTCAACGGCGCGCCCGCCGCCCGGATCGACCCGGGCGGCGCACGGGACACCGCCCTCAGCCTGACCGTCGAGAACGGCCGGATCACCCGGATCTACGCCGTCCGCAACCCGCACAAGATGGCCTACCTGGACACCGAGAACCCGCTGACGCGGTAG
- a CDS encoding VOC family protein — MDLIIHSSFLPQNDPDAALNFYRDTLGFEVRKDVGYDGMRWITVGPVGQPQTSIVLHPPAADPGITEEERKAITEMMAKGTYGAILLATKDLDATFEQLQAGDTEIVQEPTDQPYGIRDCAVRDPAGNLLRIQQLA, encoded by the coding sequence ATGGACCTGATCATTCACAGCAGCTTCCTGCCGCAGAACGACCCGGACGCCGCGCTCAACTTCTACCGCGACACGCTCGGCTTCGAGGTCCGCAAGGACGTCGGGTACGACGGCATGCGCTGGATCACGGTCGGCCCCGTCGGGCAGCCGCAGACCTCGATCGTGCTGCACCCGCCGGCCGCCGACCCGGGCATCACCGAGGAGGAGCGCAAGGCGATCACCGAGATGATGGCCAAGGGCACCTACGGCGCGATCCTGCTGGCTACCAAGGACCTGGACGCCACCTTCGAGCAGCTGCAGGCCGGCGACACCGAGATCGTGCAGGAGCCGACCGACCAGCCGTACGGAATCCGCGACTGCGCCGTCCGCGACCCGGCCGGCAACCTGCTCCGGATCCAGCAACTGGCCTGA
- a CDS encoding ATP-binding cassette domain-containing protein, translated as MSKAPSKARRSPAPHDADSHDLIHVHGARVNNLKDVDVEIPKRRLTVFTGVSGSGKSSLVFGTIAAESQRLINETYSSFVQGFMPTLARPDVDLLEGLTTAIIVDQERMGANPRSTVGTATDANAMLRILFSRLGKPHIGSPNAYSFNVPSVRASGAITVERGGKTKAEKATFNRLGGMCPRCEGMGSVTDIDLSALYDDSLSLNEGALTIPGYSMEGWYGRIFRGCGYFDPDKPIRKYTKKEQHDLLYREATKIKIDGINLTYLGLIPQIQKSFLSKDVEAMQPHIRAFVERAVTFTTCPECDGTRLSQEALSSKINGKNIADLCSLQISDLADWIRELDEPSVAPLLAGLQHLLDSFAEIGLGYLSLDRPAGTLSGGEAQRTKMIRHLGSSLTDVTYVFDEPTIGLHPHDIQRMNELLLQLRDKGNTVLVVEHKPETIAIADHVVDLGPGAGTGGGTICYEGSLDGLRKSGTITGRHLDDRAALKQEVRTPTGRLEIRGAATNNLKDVDVDIPLGVLCVMTGVAGSGKSSLVHGSMPADAGVVSIDQGAIKGSRRSNPATYTGLLEPIRKAFAKANGVKPALFSANSEGACPACNGAGVIYTDLGMMAGVATTCEECEGKRFQAAVLEYHLGGRDISEVLAMSVAEAEQFFGDGDAKIPAAHAILGRLADVGLGYLTLGQPLTTLSGGERQRLKLATHLGEKGGVYVLDEPTTGLHLADVEQLLTLLDRLVDSGKSVIVIEHHQAVMAHADWIIDLGPGAGHDGGRIVFEGTPADLVADSTTLTAKHLAAYIKP; from the coding sequence ATGAGCAAGGCCCCGAGCAAGGCCCGGCGGTCGCCCGCGCCGCACGACGCCGACAGCCACGACCTGATCCACGTGCACGGCGCCCGGGTGAACAACCTCAAGGACGTCGACGTCGAGATCCCGAAGCGACGGCTGACGGTGTTCACCGGGGTGTCCGGCTCGGGCAAGAGCTCACTGGTCTTCGGCACCATCGCCGCGGAGTCCCAGCGGCTGATCAACGAGACCTACAGCAGCTTCGTCCAGGGCTTCATGCCGACACTGGCACGCCCTGACGTGGACCTGCTGGAGGGCCTGACCACCGCGATCATCGTGGACCAGGAGCGGATGGGCGCCAACCCTCGCTCCACCGTCGGCACCGCCACCGACGCGAACGCGATGCTGCGCATCCTGTTCAGCCGGCTCGGCAAGCCGCACATCGGCTCGCCGAACGCGTACTCCTTCAACGTGCCCTCGGTCCGGGCCAGCGGCGCGATCACCGTCGAGCGCGGCGGCAAGACCAAGGCCGAGAAGGCGACGTTCAACCGGCTCGGCGGCATGTGCCCGCGGTGCGAGGGCATGGGCTCGGTCACCGACATCGACCTGTCGGCTCTGTACGACGACAGCTTGTCGCTCAACGAGGGCGCGCTGACCATTCCCGGCTACAGCATGGAGGGCTGGTACGGGCGGATCTTCCGCGGCTGCGGCTACTTCGACCCGGACAAGCCGATCCGCAAGTACACCAAGAAGGAACAGCACGACCTGCTGTACCGCGAGGCGACCAAGATCAAGATCGACGGCATCAACCTGACCTACCTCGGCCTGATCCCGCAGATCCAGAAGTCGTTCCTGTCCAAGGACGTCGAGGCGATGCAGCCGCACATCCGGGCGTTCGTGGAGCGGGCGGTGACGTTCACGACCTGCCCCGAGTGCGACGGGACCCGGCTCAGCCAGGAGGCGCTGTCGTCGAAGATCAACGGCAAGAACATCGCCGACCTCTGCTCGCTGCAGATCAGCGACCTGGCCGACTGGATCCGCGAGCTCGACGAACCCTCGGTCGCGCCGCTGCTCGCCGGGCTGCAGCACCTGCTCGACTCGTTCGCGGAGATCGGGCTGGGCTACCTCTCGCTCGACCGGCCGGCCGGCACGCTGTCCGGCGGTGAGGCGCAGCGCACCAAGATGATCCGCCACCTCGGCTCCTCGCTCACCGACGTCACCTACGTCTTCGACGAGCCGACCATCGGGCTGCACCCGCACGACATCCAGCGGATGAACGAACTGCTGCTGCAGCTGCGGGACAAGGGCAACACGGTGCTCGTCGTGGAGCACAAGCCGGAGACGATCGCGATCGCCGACCACGTCGTCGACCTCGGTCCCGGCGCCGGAACCGGCGGCGGCACGATCTGCTACGAGGGCAGTCTGGACGGTCTGCGCAAGTCCGGCACGATCACCGGCCGGCACCTCGACGACCGGGCCGCGCTCAAGCAGGAGGTCCGGACCCCCACCGGCAGGCTGGAGATTCGCGGCGCCGCCACGAACAACCTGAAGGACGTCGACGTCGACATCCCGCTCGGCGTGCTCTGCGTGATGACCGGGGTGGCCGGGTCCGGCAAGAGCTCGCTGGTGCACGGATCGATGCCGGCCGACGCCGGGGTGGTGTCGATCGACCAGGGCGCCATCAAGGGGTCCCGCCGGAGCAACCCGGCGACGTACACGGGGCTGCTCGAGCCGATCCGCAAGGCGTTCGCGAAGGCCAACGGGGTGAAGCCGGCGCTGTTCAGCGCGAACTCCGAGGGGGCCTGCCCGGCCTGCAACGGCGCGGGCGTGATCTACACCGACCTGGGCATGATGGCCGGCGTCGCGACCACCTGCGAGGAGTGCGAGGGCAAGCGGTTCCAGGCGGCCGTGCTGGAGTACCACCTCGGTGGCCGCGACATCAGCGAGGTGCTGGCGATGTCGGTGGCCGAGGCCGAGCAGTTCTTCGGCGACGGCGACGCCAAGATCCCGGCCGCGCACGCGATCCTCGGCCGGCTCGCCGACGTCGGGCTCGGCTACCTCACCCTCGGCCAGCCGCTGACCACGCTGTCCGGCGGCGAGCGGCAGCGGCTGAAGCTCGCCACCCACCTGGGCGAGAAGGGCGGCGTCTACGTCCTGGACGAGCCGACCACGGGCCTGCACCTCGCGGACGTCGAGCAGCTGCTCACCCTGCTCGACCGGCTGGTCGACTCCGGCAAGTCGGTCATCGTCATCGAGCACCACCAGGCCGTGATGGCGCACGCCGACTGGATCATCGACCTCGGCCCCGGCGCCGGCCACGACGGCGGCCGGATCGTCTTCGAAGGCACCCCCGCCGACCTCGTCGCCGACTCCACCACCCTCACCGCCAAACACCTCGCCGCCTACATCAAGCCCTGA
- a CDS encoding ATP-binding cassette domain-containing protein, with amino-acid sequence MGKHIRIREARTNNLAGLSADIPRNQLVVFAGISGSGKSSLVFDTVAAEAGHQLNETFPPFARNRLPRWSRPDVEEIDGLSPVVVIDQRRLGGNARSTVGTITDTWTYLRLLFSRTSTPYVGESGHFSFNDPAGMCPACAGLGEVVVSAVDRFLDLNKSLAAGAILLPGFGHGGYWYNQYADIGSFDLDTPLREWSPTERDALLYGGEAAAKLGTKPPRDYEGVVERFERIYLHTSGDLSERKQDVIRRFTRSTTCPDCHGDRLTEAARTATVLGRTIGELARLEITDLAALVTKVDDPAVAPVVRALTARLEAMITIGLGYLHLGRATTSLSGGESQRIKTVKHLGSSLTEMLYVFDEPTVGLHPHDTPAMTALLEQLRDKGNSVLVVEHDPDVMAVADQIIEVGPGAGDDGGRLVFQGGFGELLEAGTPTGRALRRRRPITPVPRTGHGSITIADATRNNLRHVTVDLPAGVLTVLTGVAGSGKSSLAAELVEQHAAVVIDQKAVTTNRRSTPITWTGIAPAVRRTFAQRNGVSAALFSANSEGACPTCKGLGVIHTDLAFMDGQETVCESCDGRRYTAEVLAYQVAGLSIADIDDLTVDEAVRRFPDRAVVKALGAIADVGLGYLRLGQPLTTLSGGECQRLKIARELHDADKPTLYVLDEPTTGLHLNDIDTLLGILDQLVDRGHTVVVIEHNLDVIRQADWVVDLGPGPGQHGGRVLYEGTVRDLMTQATPTASALWATNPGHGTIGE; translated from the coding sequence ATGGGAAAGCACATCCGGATCCGTGAGGCGCGCACGAACAACCTGGCCGGGCTGAGCGCCGACATCCCTCGCAACCAGCTGGTGGTGTTCGCCGGCATCTCCGGCTCGGGCAAGTCGTCGCTCGTCTTCGACACCGTCGCGGCCGAGGCAGGCCACCAGCTCAACGAGACGTTCCCGCCGTTCGCCCGCAACCGGCTGCCCCGGTGGAGCCGCCCGGACGTCGAGGAGATCGACGGGCTGTCGCCGGTGGTGGTGATCGACCAGCGCAGGCTCGGCGGCAACGCACGCTCGACCGTCGGCACGATCACCGACACCTGGACCTACCTGCGGCTGCTGTTCTCCCGCACCAGTACGCCGTACGTCGGTGAGTCGGGGCACTTCTCGTTCAACGATCCGGCCGGCATGTGCCCGGCCTGCGCGGGGCTGGGCGAGGTGGTCGTCAGTGCCGTCGACCGGTTCCTCGATCTCAACAAGTCGCTCGCGGCCGGCGCGATTCTGCTGCCCGGCTTCGGTCACGGCGGCTACTGGTACAACCAGTACGCCGACATCGGCTCGTTCGACCTCGACACCCCGCTGCGCGAGTGGAGCCCGACCGAACGGGACGCCCTGCTGTACGGCGGTGAGGCCGCGGCGAAGCTCGGAACCAAGCCGCCCAGGGACTACGAGGGGGTCGTCGAGCGCTTCGAGCGGATCTACCTGCACACCTCGGGCGACCTGTCCGAGCGCAAGCAGGACGTCATCCGCCGCTTCACCCGGTCGACGACCTGCCCGGACTGCCACGGCGACCGGCTCACCGAGGCGGCCCGGACAGCGACCGTGCTCGGCAGGACGATCGGCGAGCTGGCGCGGCTGGAGATCACCGACCTGGCGGCGCTGGTGACGAAGGTCGACGACCCGGCCGTGGCTCCCGTCGTCCGGGCGCTGACCGCGCGGCTGGAGGCGATGATCACGATCGGGCTGGGCTACCTGCACCTTGGCCGGGCCACCACGAGCCTGTCGGGTGGCGAGTCGCAGCGGATCAAGACGGTCAAGCACCTCGGCAGCAGCCTGACCGAGATGCTGTACGTGTTCGACGAGCCGACCGTCGGGCTGCACCCGCACGACACCCCGGCAATGACCGCGCTGCTGGAACAACTGCGGGACAAGGGCAACAGCGTGCTGGTCGTCGAGCACGACCCCGACGTGATGGCGGTCGCCGACCAGATCATCGAGGTCGGTCCGGGGGCCGGCGACGACGGCGGGCGGTTGGTGTTCCAGGGCGGCTTCGGCGAGCTGCTCGAGGCCGGTACGCCGACCGGCCGGGCGCTGCGCAGACGCCGCCCGATCACGCCCGTACCGCGCACCGGGCACGGCAGCATCACGATCGCGGACGCGACGCGCAACAACCTGCGCCACGTCACCGTCGACCTGCCGGCCGGTGTGCTCACGGTGCTCACCGGTGTCGCCGGGTCGGGCAAGTCCAGCCTCGCCGCCGAGCTGGTCGAGCAGCATGCCGCGGTGGTCATCGACCAGAAGGCGGTCACCACCAACCGGCGGTCCACGCCGATCACCTGGACCGGCATCGCGCCCGCTGTCCGGCGTACTTTCGCCCAGCGGAACGGGGTTTCGGCTGCTCTGTTCAGCGCGAACTCCGAAGGTGCCTGCCCGACCTGCAAGGGGCTCGGCGTGATCCACACCGACCTCGCGTTCATGGACGGGCAGGAGACGGTGTGCGAGAGCTGCGACGGCCGGCGCTACACGGCTGAGGTGCTCGCGTACCAGGTCGCCGGGTTGTCCATCGCCGACATCGACGATCTCACCGTGGACGAGGCTGTCCGGCGCTTCCCGGACCGGGCCGTGGTCAAGGCGCTGGGCGCGATCGCCGACGTCGGCCTCGGCTACCTGCGGCTGGGACAGCCGCTCACCACGCTGTCCGGCGGCGAGTGCCAGCGGCTCAAGATCGCCCGCGAGCTGCACGACGCCGACAAGCCGACGCTCTACGTGCTGGACGAACCCACCACCGGACTGCACCTGAACGACATCGACACGCTGCTCGGCATTCTCGACCAGCTCGTGGACCGCGGCCACACCGTCGTCGTCATCGAGCACAACCTCGACGTGATCCGGCAGGCCGACTGGGTCGTCGACCTGGGGCCTGGACCGGGCCAGCACGGCGGACGGGTTCTGTACGAGGGCACTGTCCGGGACCTGATGACCCAGGCGACCCCCACCGCTTCCGCGCTCTGGGCAACGAACCCGGGCCATGGCACGATCGGGGAGTGA